In Thermodesulfobacteriota bacterium, a single window of DNA contains:
- a CDS encoding DUF202 domain-containing protein, translating into MPQNPYSKFTKEELILRDRLAVDRTILANERTFLAYIRTALGFFAAGVFAIKFFDSISIELVGWVFVLSGIITFVVGLRKYRRLKRQIALSTQELLEKKP; encoded by the coding sequence ATGCCCCAGAATCCATATTCCAAATTCACTAAAGAAGAATTGATTCTTCGCGACCGACTGGCTGTAGACCGAACTATACTGGCTAATGAAAGAACATTTCTTGCCTACATCAGGACGGCGCTGGGCTTTTTTGCCGCCGGGGTGTTTGCCATTAAATTTTTCGACTCTATCTCGATTGAATTAGTTGGGTGGGTATTCGTTCTGTCAGGGATAATTACATTTGTGGTAGGGTTAAGGAAATATAGAAGGTTGAAAAGGCAAATTGCTTTATCTACCCAAGAACTTCTCGAAAAGAAGCCATAA
- a CDS encoding MFS transporter, with protein sequence MFGRKIFYGWYIVAASLILIILDGVLLYSFGVFLPYLNEEFGFSRAMGSSLFSFRSFVLAFSLTLAGRLVDKYDPRAVVFGGGAIAALGVFLSGLVTEGWQLYVTYGFIIGLGDGVLYITCVALVSRWFIKKRTLAIGIITTGIPLSGLITNPLTAWLISSFGLRNAFFALAGIIMVSVLSALVLRGYPQDKNLKPYGAEEEEEPNASQKRSNGNNDWKALEAIATPTFWLLYLMYFLAFTTFLIVVVHLFNFAIDLGIPPLVAAGAPAAIGLGSLFGRVILSALLTEVIESRKVLFICFLLQGSSIFLLLSFGEVWAFYLFGVMFGFFYSGTVPIFPSLLGNFFGLSALGTIYGFFGTSYSVAAISGPLIAGYIHDITGSYFYPFLLAILFCYAASMFSFFIKTPERLIRDTAKAPS encoded by the coding sequence ATGTTCGGAAGAAAAATTTTCTACGGCTGGTACATTGTAGCCGCTTCTCTAATTTTAATCATTCTTGACGGCGTCCTTCTTTATTCCTTTGGCGTGTTCCTGCCTTACCTAAACGAGGAATTCGGTTTTTCCCGAGCTATGGGGTCTTCCCTGTTTTCCTTTAGGTCATTCGTGCTTGCCTTCTCCCTAACCTTAGCCGGCCGCTTGGTAGATAAGTACGACCCTAGGGCGGTGGTATTTGGCGGAGGAGCTATCGCCGCACTGGGAGTGTTTCTATCCGGACTGGTTACTGAAGGGTGGCAACTGTACGTGACCTATGGATTTATCATCGGACTAGGTGACGGGGTACTTTACATCACCTGCGTTGCACTGGTGAGTAGGTGGTTCATAAAGAAGAGAACCTTGGCTATCGGCATCATTACTACCGGTATTCCATTGAGCGGGCTGATTACGAACCCGCTCACCGCATGGCTCATCTCCTCATTCGGGTTAAGAAATGCCTTCTTTGCCCTTGCCGGTATTATAATGGTCTCCGTTCTCTCCGCCCTCGTGCTCAGGGGATATCCCCAGGACAAAAACCTGAAGCCCTACGGCGCGGAAGAAGAGGAGGAACCGAACGCTTCGCAAAAGAGATCAAATGGCAATAACGACTGGAAAGCGCTCGAGGCAATAGCCACGCCCACCTTCTGGCTACTTTACCTGATGTATTTTCTCGCCTTCACCACCTTTTTAATAGTAGTGGTCCACCTTTTTAACTTTGCCATAGACTTGGGAATTCCACCCCTAGTTGCAGCGGGTGCCCCCGCGGCCATAGGATTGGGGAGCCTATTCGGAAGAGTGATTCTTTCGGCGCTTCTTACCGAGGTTATAGAGAGTCGGAAGGTTCTATTCATCTGCTTCCTCCTTCAAGGAAGCTCTATTTTTCTTCTGCTAAGTTTCGGGGAAGTGTGGGCTTTCTATCTCTTTGGAGTAATGTTTGGATTTTTTTATAGCGGCACAGTTCCCATTTTCCCCTCGCTTCTGGGAAATTTCTTCGGTCTAAGCGCCTTGGGGACGATATACGGGTTCTTCGGCACTTCCTATTCAGTCGCAGCGATAAGCGGGCCGCTCATCGCTGGATATATACACGATATCACCGGCAGCTACTTTTATCCCTTTCTTCTTGCTATCCTCTTCTGTTACGCCGCCTCTATGTTTTCATTCTTCATCAAAACCCCGGAGCGGTTAATCAGGGATACCGCAAAGGCGCCATCATGA
- a CDS encoding DUF4234 domain-containing protein, translated as MERSSTSFTQADLLEFKSGIAKYVILSIITLGIFNLYWQYKQMRFVNTVAGEERFSFVRYLIFTIITCGIYHLYYEYVMGREITMLQEKHGLSKSEDLPAISIVLAVLGLTIVTDAIQQREINMMVDKLSLKTA; from the coding sequence ATGGAAAGGTCGAGTACTTCCTTTACTCAAGCCGACTTGCTGGAGTTTAAAAGCGGGATCGCCAAATATGTCATACTGTCAATAATCACTCTTGGTATATTCAACCTCTACTGGCAATATAAACAGATGCGGTTCGTGAATACAGTAGCCGGGGAGGAGAGGTTTTCATTTGTTAGGTATTTGATTTTTACGATTATCACCTGCGGTATCTATCATCTTTACTACGAATATGTGATGGGGCGTGAAATCACTATGTTGCAGGAAAAACATGGATTGTCCAAGAGTGAAGACCTGCCTGCTATAAGCATTGTCCTGGCCGTTCTCGGCCTAACCATCGTCACCGATGCTATTCAACAAAGGGAGATTAACATGATGGTAGATAAACTTTCGTTGAAGACTGCTTGA
- a CDS encoding DUF2752 domain-containing protein yields the protein MMLVNLRRVTKFYSLLSLNFGSLLLISWFGLFLVIHLFGLSRDEAIEHLPIFCLFKAITGIPCPGCGMTRAFLELAKGDFVTAFQLNPLSIPFFLVLIFSAFKFRLPVSGEIRSYLLGFVLSVILAWWFWARLVPGVFI from the coding sequence ATGATGCTTGTCAACCTGAGGAGAGTTACAAAATTTTATTCTCTGCTCTCGCTTAACTTCGGTTCTTTACTTCTTATCTCGTGGTTTGGGCTTTTTTTAGTAATTCATTTATTTGGACTTTCCAGGGATGAAGCAATCGAGCATCTCCCCATTTTCTGCCTGTTTAAGGCTATTACCGGGATTCCCTGCCCTGGGTGCGGTATGACCAGGGCTTTTCTGGAGCTGGCGAAGGGAGACTTTGTTACTGCTTTTCAACTAAATCCTTTAAGCATTCCGTTCTTCCTGGTTTTAATTTTTTCCGCTTTTAAATTCCGTCTGCCGGTTTCAGGTGAGATTAGGAGCTATCTCCTTGGTTTTGTGCTGTCCGTAATTCTGGCTTGGTGGTTCTGGGCGAGGTTAGTACCGGGTGTTTTTATCTAA
- a CDS encoding PF20097 family protein, translating into MTKRRKLLILTFIFFFVTAVIAWFIYPAFKMYLLYTRLGAEGLTAEARILRKETRTSPSFLGIFDSRTKRHLMQVEFEDLGGNFNNTLLDVSKTFYDRHKVGDFVRVLYLRDDPGQCRPAAFVESTRYISKVVVICGLAVWMFAAVLPAVVGVFSISRSERANEIRLDIEEVRCPECGLPMKEGYIPLTSGINWRYKDEPIGLLAVFSGLPGTVWWNPFKRPKLPGFRCAKCKVILFKYGK; encoded by the coding sequence ATGACAAAACGAAGGAAGCTTTTAATTCTTACGTTTATATTCTTTTTCGTTACTGCGGTGATAGCCTGGTTTATTTACCCGGCATTCAAAATGTATCTACTCTATACCCGTTTGGGTGCTGAAGGTTTGACGGCCGAGGCTAGAATATTAAGAAAAGAAACCAGGACTAGTCCGTCCTTTCTGGGGATCTTTGATTCTCGCACTAAGAGACATTTGATGCAGGTAGAATTTGAAGACCTCGGTGGGAATTTCAATAACACTCTACTGGACGTATCGAAGACGTTTTATGACCGGCACAAGGTAGGCGATTTTGTACGAGTGCTGTATTTGAGAGATGATCCCGGACAATGCAGACCGGCGGCCTTTGTAGAGAGCACCAGGTACATAAGCAAGGTCGTTGTTATATGTGGACTGGCGGTATGGATGTTTGCTGCTGTATTACCGGCAGTAGTCGGGGTCTTTTCAATCAGCCGTTCGGAAAGAGCAAACGAAATAAGACTAGACATAGAAGAGGTGAGATGTCCGGAATGTGGTTTGCCAATGAAAGAAGGATACATTCCTTTGACATCGGGCATAAATTGGCGTTATAAAGACGAGCCTATAGGTTTACTCGCTGTCTTTTCCGGACTCCCGGGAACGGTCTGGTGGAATCCGTTTAAAAGACCTAAGCTTCCCGGATTTCGCTGTGCGAAATGTAAGGTTATCTTATTCAAGTACGGGAAGTAG